In Buchnera aphidicola (Kaburagia rhusicola ensigallis), the following are encoded in one genomic region:
- the recD gene encoding exodeoxyribonuclease V subunit alpha: MKIMFLLKKAIKKNIITLSDFYFSISIAQNQSPKIILSTICISYFTRIGHTCLPISVLENKQVFNTKHHTKLINKIWKKTELSHNFQLELLKNKVISNGSLSTPLIIFNKKIYLHKMWIAEKKIFNFISKNNNNKIKNLIAIKKKITFLLCNNTETLQKIAIVLSIINKVTFIMGGPGTGKTTIAFKILIAIITISNKKLNIQLTAPTGKAANRLTESIKKSMSMFSHLYQNSLLIKPAITLHRLLGINIDNTLNIKTLDHISDIDVLIVDESSMIDIFTMETLIDNISKKTKIIFLGDHNQLPSINCGHILKDIHSYYCNGYSQSIIKTINFFDITDVKKTEKHKFSNISDKICILKKNYRFHIQSNIAKISTKIKQNKFNNFKKLFCNIYKDVNFHCIDTNQDYRKMILNLTENNMNYWNYLNKKKTPIEIISNFNNYRLICALQEGPFGVKRLNSELENEMKNRGLIKTVIFNKNIIYFGQPILILKNDYNLKLYNGDSGIIIYDDKKKLQACFFINNKKIKFIPINLLPKFQTNWATTVHKSQGSEFYNVDLVLPNIYSEILTQELVYTAITRAKNQLTIYSNKTIFKKSIKNKTIRYSGLSINECSY, from the coding sequence ATGAAAATAATGTTTTTATTAAAAAAAGCTATTAAAAAAAATATTATCACTCTATCCGACTTCTATTTCTCTATCTCTATTGCACAGAACCAATCACCAAAAATAATATTATCAACTATTTGCATTAGTTACTTCACTAGAATAGGACATACGTGTCTCCCAATTTCAGTTCTAGAAAATAAACAAGTATTTAATACAAAACATCATACTAAGTTAATTAATAAAATTTGGAAAAAAACAGAATTATCACATAATTTTCAATTAGAATTGTTAAAAAATAAAGTCATTAGTAATGGATCTTTGTCTACTCCTCTCATTATTTTTAATAAAAAAATATACTTACATAAAATGTGGATAGCAGAAAAAAAAATATTTAATTTTATATCAAAAAATAATAATAATAAAATAAAAAATCTAATTGCAATTAAAAAAAAAATAACATTTCTGCTATGTAACAATACTGAAACTTTACAAAAAATTGCAATCGTTTTATCCATCATTAACAAAGTAACATTTATCATGGGAGGTCCTGGAACAGGAAAAACTACGATAGCATTTAAAATATTAATAGCTATTATTACAATATCTAATAAAAAATTAAATATTCAGTTAACAGCTCCTACAGGAAAAGCTGCCAATCGTTTAACTGAATCCATAAAAAAATCCATGTCAATGTTTTCACATTTATATCAAAATAGTTTATTAATCAAACCTGCTATCACCTTACATCGTCTTTTAGGTATCAACATAGACAATACTTTAAATATAAAAACATTAGACCATATTTCAGACATAGATGTATTAATAGTAGACGAATCGTCTATGATTGATATTTTTACTATGGAAACATTAATTGATAATATATCAAAAAAAACCAAAATTATATTTTTAGGTGATCATAATCAATTACCTTCAATAAATTGTGGCCATATTTTAAAAGATATTCATAGTTACTACTGCAATGGATATAGTCAATCTATAATAAAAACAATTAATTTTTTTGATATTACTGATGTTAAAAAAACTGAAAAACATAAATTTTCTAATATCAGCGATAAAATATGCATTTTGAAAAAAAACTATCGTTTTCATATTCAATCCAATATTGCTAAAATATCTACTAAAATTAAACAAAATAAATTTAATAATTTTAAAAAATTATTTTGCAATATATATAAAGACGTTAATTTCCATTGTATCGATACCAATCAAGATTATAGAAAAATGATTTTAAATTTAACTGAGAATAACATGAATTATTGGAACTACTTGAATAAAAAAAAGACTCCTATTGAGATCATATCAAATTTTAATAATTATAGACTAATATGTGCTTTACAAGAAGGACCATTTGGAGTAAAACGACTCAATTCAGAATTAGAGAATGAAATGAAAAATAGAGGACTAATTAAAACTGTTATATTTAATAAAAATATAATATATTTTGGACAACCAATCTTAATTTTAAAAAACGACTATAATCTAAAACTGTATAATGGAGATTCAGGTATTATCATATATGATGATAAAAAAAAGTTACAAGCTTGTTTTTTTATAAATAATAAAAAAATAAAATTTATACCTATCAATTTATTACCTAAATTTCAAACAAACTGGGCAACGACAGTGCATAAATCGCAAGGATCAGAATTTTATAACGTAGATCTAGTATTACCTAACATTTATTCTGAAATTTTAACTCAAGAACTGGTCTATACAGCTATTACTCGAGCAAAAAATCAATTAACTATATATAGTAATAAAACAATATTTAAAAAATCAATAAAAAACAAAACAATCAGATACAGCGGTTTATCTATAAATGAATGTTCTTATTGA
- the ribE gene encoding 6,7-dimethyl-8-ribityllumazine synthase — MKIIEATVLAQTAKIAIIISRFNYFINKHLLDGALNTLKRIGQIKDENITIIYVPGTFEIPIISHIIANKKKHNAIIVLGTIIKGSTVHFSLLSNEVIKQVSKISNQYTIPISFGIITANNVQQAIERAGTKIGNKGSESALVALEMINIIDTINRN, encoded by the coding sequence ATGAAAATTATTGAAGCAACTGTCTTAGCACAAACAGCAAAAATTGCTATAATTATTAGCAGATTTAACTATTTCATCAATAAACATTTATTAGATGGAGCACTAAATACTCTTAAACGAATAGGACAAATAAAAGATGAAAATATAACTATCATATACGTTCCAGGAACCTTTGAAATTCCTATTATCTCACATATCATAGCTAATAAAAAAAAACACAACGCTATTATTGTATTAGGAACAATTATTAAAGGCAGTACTGTTCATTTCTCTCTGCTATCAAATGAAGTTATAAAACAAGTTTCTAAAATTAGTAATCAATATACAATCCCTATCTCTTTTGGAATTATTACAGCTAATAATGTTCAACAAGCCATAGAACGCGCAGGAACAAAAATAGGAAATAAAGGATCAGAATCTGCTTTAGTTGCATTAGAAATGATAAATATTATTGATACCATTAATAGAAATTAA
- the thiL gene encoding thiamine-phosphate kinase: MNLNEFEIIKNYFGNTLKKNDKHIIQDIGDDCAIITIPKNNTLAISTDSLIEGTHFFKNTHPTDLGYKIIAINLSDLAAMGSKPKWITLSLTIPKVDIYWIKHFSQSFFHTLNTYNMKLIGGNTTSGPLSITASIYGIIPKKQALLRNGAKIGDLIYVTGTLGDSAAGLFLLKNKKYNIQKDFDYLIKKHLHPIPRITHGQLLRNIANSAIDISDGLLTDVKKMLESSKHGANINLEKLPISKTLKKHFTKKQWLTFATNSGEDYEICFTIPKKNISILNNKIHHLGIPYTCIGEIHHIKKGYNIFYNKKKINFSCKGYDHFC; encoded by the coding sequence ATGAACTTAAATGAATTCGAAATCATTAAAAATTACTTTGGAAATACATTAAAAAAAAATGACAAACATATTATCCAAGATATTGGAGATGATTGCGCAATAATAACAATACCAAAAAATAATACTCTTGCCATCAGTACCGATTCATTAATAGAAGGAACTCATTTTTTTAAAAATACTCACCCTACTGACTTAGGATATAAAATAATTGCAATAAATCTCAGTGACCTTGCAGCAATGGGATCAAAGCCTAAATGGATCACATTATCACTTACTATTCCAAAAGTTGATATATATTGGATAAAACATTTTAGTCAAAGTTTTTTTCACACACTAAATACTTACAATATGAAATTAATTGGAGGAAACACTACTAGTGGACCGCTGAGTATAACAGCCAGTATTTATGGAATTATTCCCAAAAAACAAGCTTTATTAAGAAATGGAGCAAAAATTGGAGATTTAATATATGTTACTGGAACTTTGGGAGATAGCGCAGCAGGTTTATTTTTATTAAAAAATAAAAAATATAATATACAAAAGGATTTTGATTATCTAATTAAAAAACATTTACATCCCATTCCAAGAATCACACATGGACAATTATTAAGGAATATTGCTAATTCTGCCATTGATATATCAGACGGATTATTGACTGATGTAAAAAAAATGTTAGAATCCAGTAAACACGGAGCAAACATCAATTTAGAAAAATTACCAATTTCTAAAACACTCAAAAAACATTTTACAAAAAAACAATGGTTAACTTTTGCTACAAATTCAGGAGAAGACTATGAAATTTGTTTTACAATACCAAAAAAAAATATATCAATTTTAAATAATAAAATTCATCATCTAGGAATACCTTACACCTGCATTGGAGAAATTCATCATATTAAAAAAGGATATAACATTTTCTATAATAAAAAAAAAATAAACTTCTCATGCAAGGGATATGATCATTTTTGTTAA
- the ribD gene encoding bifunctional diaminohydroxyphosphoribosylaminopyrimidine deaminase/5-amino-6-(5-phosphoribosylamino)uracil reductase RibD, whose product MKKITKTDIFYMNKAIQIAKKGILTTSPNPNVGCIIVKDNIILGTGWHKKVGQPHAEIYALKQAGIKAKGATAYITLEPCSHFGNTPPCCIELIKSGISRVVVSTIDPNPKVSGNGIKWLKKKGIIVKVGVIPHKSENINKGFFQRMRTGIPWIQLKLASSIDGRTALYNGLSKWITSYTSRQDVHIHRQLSDAIISSSNSVIADNALLTVRNTSIKKEKNINWSNKNKIRQPLRVIIDSKNRITPLHKCIKEPGKILLIRLTHDNKCWPSHVEQVILKNENNKINLMNLIKLLGKRQINKIWIESGASLSGSFLKLNIINEIIIYMAPKLLGHYAKPLFILDKYEELSWVPQFNFKNIAKIGSDIKLTLTKKI is encoded by the coding sequence ATGAAAAAAATCACTAAAACAGACATATTTTATATGAATAAAGCAATACAAATAGCCAAGAAAGGAATATTAACTACATCACCAAATCCCAATGTTGGGTGTATCATAGTAAAAGATAATATTATTTTAGGAACAGGATGGCATAAAAAAGTTGGACAACCACATGCAGAAATATATGCTTTAAAGCAAGCAGGAATAAAAGCAAAAGGAGCTACAGCATATATTACTTTAGAACCATGCAGTCATTTTGGAAATACTCCTCCTTGCTGCATAGAATTAATAAAATCAGGTATTTCTAGAGTAGTAGTATCCACAATAGATCCAAATCCAAAAGTATCTGGAAATGGAATAAAATGGCTTAAAAAAAAAGGAATTATAGTAAAAGTAGGAGTAATACCTCATAAATCTGAAAATATAAACAAAGGATTTTTTCAAAGAATGCGAACTGGAATTCCTTGGATTCAATTAAAACTTGCTAGCTCAATTGATGGACGTACTGCGCTATACAATGGATTAAGTAAATGGATTACATCGTATACATCTCGTCAAGACGTTCACATACATAGACAACTATCTGACGCTATCATTAGTAGCAGTAATTCTGTTATTGCAGACAACGCATTGTTAACCGTAAGAAACACATCAATAAAAAAAGAAAAAAATATAAATTGGAGTAATAAAAATAAAATTCGACAACCCTTACGTGTTATTATTGATAGCAAAAACCGTATAACTCCATTACATAAATGTATAAAAGAACCTGGAAAAATACTACTCATAAGATTAACACACGATAACAAGTGTTGGCCAAGCCATGTAGAACAAGTAATATTAAAAAATGAAAACAACAAAATTAATCTAATGAACCTTATAAAATTATTAGGAAAACGTCAAATCAATAAAATATGGATAGAATCAGGAGCATCATTATCTGGATCTTTTTTAAAATTAAATATCATTAACGAAATTATTATTTATATGGCTCCAAAACTGTTAGGCCACTATGCAAAACCATTATTTATACTCGATAAATATGAAGAACTATCTTGGGTTCCTCAATTTAATTTTAAAAATATTGCTAAAATAGGAAGCGACATTAAATTAACATTAACAAAAAAAATTTAA
- the nusB gene encoding transcription antitermination factor NusB: protein MKPLPRRKARECAVQALYSWQLSHNNIYEIENQFYEKNNMQNIDKIYFHELIIEITNNQKHLDTLMQPYLSRSISELGQIEKAILRISFYELERRHDIPYKVTINEGIELAKLFGAEESHKFINGVLDKAAIKMRYHIKK from the coding sequence ATGAAACCTTTACCTAGAAGAAAAGCACGAGAATGTGCTGTACAAGCATTGTATTCATGGCAGTTATCACATAATAATATTTATGAAATAGAAAATCAATTCTATGAAAAGAATAATATGCAAAATATCGATAAAATTTATTTCCATGAATTGATCATAGAAATAACAAATAATCAAAAACATTTAGATACATTAATGCAACCTTATCTTTCTAGATCTATTAGTGAACTAGGACAAATTGAAAAAGCTATTCTTAGAATTTCGTTTTATGAATTAGAAAGACGACATGATATTCCTTATAAAGTAACCATTAACGAAGGAATTGAATTAGCGAAATTGTTTGGAGCAGAAGAAAGTCACAAATTTATCAATGGAGTTTTAGATAAAGCTGCTATAAAAATGAGGTACCATATAAAAAAATAA
- the dxs gene encoding 1-deoxy-D-xylulose-5-phosphate synthase, whose translation MNFNFKKYPILYLANSVKQLKLLSIEKLPQLCFELRQYLLETISKSSGHLSSSLGVIEVTVALHYVLDTPFDNLIWDVGHQAYPHKILTGRRNSIFSIRTRHGIRSFPSRQESKYDVLGVGHASTSISAGVGMAIASKKEKKGRKTICVIGDGAMTSGMAFEAINHAGYNSIHLLVILNHNDMSISKNVGALHSSFSKAKLNFKLIKKYKKKSNFCVKSDFLKDDSLYQKKYLEDIRSSNTFFENLGFQYFGPVDGHDVFLLVDIISRLSTQKYTNILHIITKKGKGYFPAELNPTEWHSVPRFNVLTGKMRAEIKNTLTYSEVFGHWLCTIAKTDKKLIGITPAMTEGSGMVNFSKYFPDQYFDVAIAEQHAVTFSAGLAISGYKPVLAIYSTFLQRAYDQVIHDVALQKLPVLFAIDRGGIVGQDGETHQGVFDLTYLRCIPNIIIMTPSNENECFQMLYTGYCYRKGPSVVRYPRGSGTGIALQSMRSIPVGKGILKRLGKRIAILNFGPLCIFAEQVAQKLNFTLVDMRFVKPLDIDLILNLTKHHDFFVTLEEGIIAGGAGSSINELFMRKKITIPILNIGIPDKFVPQGNQTEIRSEYKLDADGILEKILSWLNE comes from the coding sequence ATGAATTTTAATTTTAAAAAATACCCTATATTGTATTTAGCAAATTCAGTTAAACAATTAAAGTTATTATCTATTGAAAAATTGCCTCAGTTGTGTTTTGAATTACGTCAATATTTATTGGAAACTATTAGTAAATCTAGCGGTCATTTGTCTTCTAGTTTAGGAGTTATTGAAGTCACAGTAGCGTTGCATTATGTACTTGATACCCCTTTTGACAATTTAATATGGGATGTAGGCCATCAAGCTTATCCTCATAAAATTTTAACTGGAAGAAGAAATAGTATATTTAGTATTCGTACACGACATGGGATACGTTCGTTTCCTAGTAGACAAGAAAGTAAATATGATGTTTTAGGTGTTGGTCATGCTTCCACTTCAATTAGTGCTGGAGTTGGAATGGCCATTGCTTCTAAAAAAGAAAAAAAAGGTAGAAAAACTATATGTGTTATTGGTGATGGTGCAATGACTTCAGGTATGGCATTTGAAGCAATTAATCATGCTGGATATAATAGTATACATTTACTAGTAATATTAAATCATAATGATATGTCTATTTCAAAAAATGTAGGCGCTTTACACTCATCTTTTTCTAAAGCTAAATTAAATTTTAAATTGATAAAAAAATATAAGAAAAAAAGTAATTTTTGTGTTAAATCTGATTTTTTAAAAGATGACTCGTTATATCAAAAAAAATATTTAGAGGATATAAGATCATCTAATACTTTTTTTGAAAATTTGGGATTTCAATATTTTGGCCCTGTGGATGGACATGATGTGTTTTTATTAGTGGATATAATTAGTAGATTAAGTACTCAAAAGTATACTAATATTTTACATATAATAACTAAAAAAGGAAAAGGATATTTTCCTGCTGAATTAAATCCTACAGAATGGCATTCTGTTCCTAGATTCAATGTTCTAACTGGAAAGATGCGTGCAGAAATTAAAAATACTCTTACTTATTCTGAGGTTTTTGGACATTGGTTGTGTACTATAGCAAAAACTGATAAAAAATTAATAGGAATTACACCTGCTATGACAGAAGGTTCAGGTATGGTGAATTTTTCTAAATACTTTCCTGATCAGTATTTTGATGTTGCAATAGCTGAACAACATGCTGTCACTTTTTCTGCAGGATTAGCTATTAGTGGTTATAAACCTGTCCTTGCAATTTATTCTACTTTTCTTCAAAGAGCTTATGATCAAGTGATACATGATGTAGCACTTCAAAAATTACCCGTATTATTTGCAATTGATAGAGGAGGAATAGTTGGTCAAGATGGCGAAACTCATCAAGGAGTATTTGATTTAACTTATTTGAGATGTATTCCAAATATTATTATTATGACTCCTAGTAATGAAAATGAATGTTTTCAAATGCTTTATACTGGATATTGTTATCGCAAAGGTCCTAGTGTAGTGAGATATCCAAGAGGTAGTGGAACTGGAATAGCTTTACAATCTATGAGATCAATTCCAGTTGGAAAAGGTATTTTAAAAAGATTAGGAAAAAGGATTGCTATTTTAAATTTTGGACCGCTATGTATTTTTGCTGAACAAGTAGCACAGAAATTAAATTTCACTTTAGTAGATATGCGCTTTGTAAAACCATTAGATATTGATTTGATTTTGAACTTGACAAAACATCATGATTTTTTTGTTACTCTTGAAGAAGGCATCATTGCAGGCGGAGCTGGTAGTAGTATTAATGAACTATTTATGCGAAAAAAAATTACTATTCCTATTTTAAACATTGGGATTCCAGATAAATTTGTTCCTCAAGGTAATCAAACTGAAATCCGAAGTGAATACAAGTTAGATGCAGATGGTATTTTAGAAAAGATTTTATCATGGTTAAATGAGTGA
- a CDS encoding polyprenyl synthetase family protein, producing MDLVEFFHVKRKRINNFMSEFLETLPFQDSDLLHAMKYGVLLGGKRIRPILMYIMGSMFQVNFHVIDILASSIEFMHAYSLIHDDLPSLDNDKLRRGQDSCYIKFGESTAILAGNALQCLSFNVLSNWNENKISNAKKIKIILELSNASGLLGMCIGQFFDLASKKKRIELNQLEEIYWYKTGSLISTAIRLVLISRNIREKKIVLALEQYSRNVSLAFQIQDDILDFINDSHDPTILTNSNKNFKGNTFPLIIGLQESKKKLEQLYKKSLECLEILSNKLVDVALLQKLAYYIITRDT from the coding sequence ATGGATTTAGTTGAATTTTTTCATGTAAAACGAAAACGAATTAATAATTTTATGTCTGAATTTTTAGAAACGTTGCCATTTCAAGATTCTGATTTATTACATGCTATGAAGTATGGGGTACTTTTAGGTGGTAAAAGAATTCGCCCTATATTAATGTATATTATGGGGAGCATGTTTCAAGTAAATTTTCATGTTATAGATATATTAGCTTCTTCTATAGAATTTATGCACGCATATTCTTTAATTCATGATGATTTACCATCATTAGATAATGATAAATTAAGAAGAGGACAAGATTCTTGTTATATAAAATTTGGAGAATCTACTGCTATATTAGCTGGTAATGCATTACAATGTTTATCTTTCAACGTTTTATCTAATTGGAATGAAAATAAAATATCTAATGCTAAGAAAATCAAAATAATTTTAGAATTGTCCAATGCTTCTGGTTTATTAGGTATGTGTATTGGTCAATTTTTTGATTTAGCATCGAAGAAAAAACGTATTGAATTGAATCAATTAGAGGAAATATACTGGTATAAAACTGGGTCTTTAATTAGCACTGCAATTCGTTTAGTTTTGATTTCTAGAAATATACGCGAAAAAAAAATTGTTTTAGCGTTAGAACAATATTCTAGAAATGTTAGTCTTGCTTTTCAGATTCAGGATGATATTCTTGATTTTATAAATGATTCACATGATCCAACCATTCTAACAAATTCTAATAAAAATTTTAAAGGAAATACATTTCCATTAATAATTGGTTTACAAGAATCTAAGAAAAAATTAGAACAATTGTATAAAAAATCATTAGAATGTTTAGAAATTTTGTCTAATAAGTTGGTAGATGTAGCATTATTACAAAAATTGGCATATTACATAATTACACGCGATACATAG
- a CDS encoding MFS transporter, translating into MNKSYNEIREWKVVLGICIIFSLRIFGMFIILPVFGIYGMYFQGSTTFLIGVALGVYSFFQALFQIPYGWLSDKFGRKHVIILGLLFFLIGSFICLNSSSIWGIILGRSLQGSGAISSVCMALLSETISKRNRSQAMGFLGISFGISFVFAMVMSPILVHSFGIHSLFFISVIFSIICIFIIFFAIPTPISSKNGIFLDKEYKNILNVFNNFILLRFNLNIFFLHLLLMLHFIAIPAQLYSHKNFVVPYWMIYFTTILISFFIVLPISSYIERKKYEKFAIILSITLLIFSNVLCLIFIKNYFFLIFWLQIFFLVFSLFEIMLPILVSKNAPVNYKGTAMAIYSISQFLGSFIGSVLGGFILNYHSNIVVFSFELMVFFIWLLINIRCHKFG; encoded by the coding sequence ATGAATAAATCTTATAATGAAATAAGAGAATGGAAAGTGGTTTTAGGAATATGTATCATTTTTTCTTTGCGTATATTCGGAATGTTTATAATTTTACCTGTTTTTGGTATATATGGAATGTATTTTCAAGGTAGCACTACATTTCTTATAGGTGTTGCATTGGGAGTATATAGTTTTTTTCAAGCTTTATTTCAAATTCCTTATGGTTGGTTATCTGATAAATTTGGACGGAAACATGTTATTATTTTAGGATTACTATTTTTTTTGATAGGAAGTTTTATATGTTTGAATAGTAGTTCTATTTGGGGAATTATATTAGGTCGTAGTTTACAGGGATCAGGAGCGATTTCTTCGGTATGCATGGCATTATTATCTGAAACAATTTCAAAAAGAAATAGATCTCAAGCAATGGGATTTTTAGGAATTAGTTTTGGAATAAGTTTTGTTTTTGCTATGGTAATGAGTCCTATTTTAGTTCATTCTTTTGGGATTCATAGTTTATTTTTTATTAGTGTTATATTTTCAATAATATGTATTTTTATAATTTTTTTTGCTATTCCAACTCCAATAAGTAGTAAAAATGGAATTTTTTTAGACAAAGAATATAAAAATATATTAAATGTATTTAACAATTTTATTCTATTACGATTTAATCTAAATATTTTTTTTCTTCATTTATTATTAATGTTGCATTTTATTGCAATTCCCGCGCAGTTATATTCGCATAAAAATTTTGTTGTTCCATATTGGATGATATATTTTACTACTATTTTGATTTCTTTTTTTATTGTACTTCCAATTAGTTCGTATATTGAGAGGAAAAAATATGAAAAGTTCGCAATTATATTATCTATAACTTTATTAATTTTTTCTAATGTTTTGTGTCTGATTTTTATAAAAAATTATTTCTTTTTAATTTTTTGGTTGCAAATATTTTTTTTAGTGTTTAGTTTATTCGAAATTATGCTTCCTATTTTGGTAAGTAAAAATGCTCCTGTAAATTATAAAGGTACTGCTATGGCTATATATTCCATTAGCCAATTTTTAGGTTCTTTTATAGGGAGTGTGTTAGGAGGATTTATTTTAAATTATCATAGCAATATTGTTGTTTTTTCTTTTGAGTTAATGGTTTTTTTTATTTGGTTGTTAATAAATATTCGATGTCATAAGTTTGGATGA
- a CDS encoding TusE/DsrC/DsvC family sulfur relay protein produces the protein MKKKFKKYTYWNETIAKNIAKNESIDMTKDHWEVIYAMRDFYFKFNLTPSIIMLIKFLKKRGLKKINTCYLFKLFPVGPVKQASKIAGIPKPSSCL, from the coding sequence ATGAAAAAAAAATTTAAAAAATACACATATTGGAATGAAACAATAGCCAAAAATATCGCTAAAAATGAATCTATTGACATGACTAAAGATCATTGGGAAGTAATATACGCTATGAGAGATTTTTATTTTAAGTTCAATTTAACTCCATCTATAATAATGTTAATAAAATTTCTAAAAAAAAGAGGGTTAAAAAAAATAAATACCTGTTACTTATTTAAATTATTTCCTGTAGGTCCAGTTAAACAAGCAAGCAAAATAGCAGGAATTCCAAAACCATCTAGCTGTCTTTGA
- the cyoE gene encoding heme o synthase gives MIIRFLGLLKPRIIVGNLISSLGGFFLASKGNINYYLLLLNLMSVSFVVGSSCVFNNIIDYKLDKLMSRTKNRILVTNTHIYNFAIFFAIFLGILGLLVFGWFINILCMVLAFLGLTIYVVFYSFFLKKRSIYSTIIGSISGAIPPVLGYCSVTNHIDWCAMNLFFVLFLWQIPHSYAIFIMHLDDYKNANIPIFPVVQSLSITRVHMNIFILFFLVFSCLLTVTHCTGYKFFFVLLICSTVWFYIATKKLYHDNYITFSKSVFYCSIIIMLVMNIMMSIDFVR, from the coding sequence ATGATAATACGTTTTTTAGGGCTTTTAAAACCGAGAATAATAGTAGGTAATTTAATATCTTCTTTAGGTGGTTTTTTTTTGGCTTCAAAGGGTAATATTAACTATTATTTGTTGTTATTGAATTTAATGAGTGTATCTTTTGTTGTTGGGTCTTCTTGCGTTTTTAATAATATTATTGACTATAAATTAGATAAACTCATGAGTAGGACTAAAAATAGAATTTTAGTTACTAATACTCATATTTATAATTTTGCAATATTTTTCGCGATATTCTTAGGAATATTGGGATTATTGGTTTTTGGATGGTTTATTAATATATTATGTATGGTACTTGCTTTTTTAGGATTAACCATTTATGTAGTTTTTTATAGTTTTTTTTTAAAAAAACGGTCAATATATTCAACTATTATTGGCAGTATATCTGGCGCTATTCCTCCTGTTTTAGGTTATTGTTCTGTTACAAATCATATAGATTGGTGTGCTATGAATTTGTTTTTTGTTTTGTTTTTGTGGCAGATACCTCATTCTTATGCAATTTTTATCATGCATTTAGATGATTATAAAAATGCTAATATACCAATATTCCCTGTCGTACAATCATTGTCCATTACTCGTGTTCACATGAATATATTTATATTATTTTTTTTAGTATTTTCGTGTCTTTTAACAGTGACGCATTGTACAGGATACAAGTTTTTTTTCGTTTTATTGATTTGTTCTACAGTATGGTTTTATATTGCTACAAAGAAACTTTATCATGATAATTATATTACTTTTTCCAAAAGTGTTTTTTATTGTTCTATTATTATTATGTTAGTAATGAACATTATGATGTCAATTGATTTTGTTCGTTAG
- the cyoC gene encoding cytochrome o ubiquinol oxidase subunit III — protein MTVSNITDKKKDIRKFSISILRSNKLFGFWLYLMNDCIIFATLFAVYIVMKNNIADGPSGKDIFYLPLVIIESFLLLLSSFSYSFIFIEIEKYNKNKVIFWFSVTFLLGLTFLVLEILEFYNLVHQGYGPSCSGFLSAFFALLSTHGIHVFSALLWIVVMIRQVIKFGITYEVYMRIFCLSLFWHFLDIIWVFVFSIVYLIGVMS, from the coding sequence ATGACAGTGAGTAATATAACAGATAAAAAAAAAGATATAAGAAAGTTCAGTATTAGTATTTTGCGGTCTAATAAATTATTTGGTTTTTGGTTGTATTTGATGAACGATTGTATTATTTTTGCTACATTGTTTGCTGTTTATATAGTTATGAAAAATAATATAGCTGATGGTCCATCTGGAAAAGATATTTTTTATCTTCCCTTAGTAATTATAGAGAGCTTTTTGTTGTTACTTAGTTCCTTTTCTTATAGTTTTATTTTTATAGAAATAGAAAAATATAATAAAAATAAAGTTATATTTTGGTTTAGCGTAACTTTTCTGTTGGGTTTAACATTTTTAGTTTTAGAAATATTGGAATTTTATAATTTAGTACATCAAGGATATGGCCCATCTTGCAGTGGTTTTTTATCTGCTTTTTTTGCTTTGTTATCCACTCATGGCATTCATGTTTTTTCAGCTTTATTGTGGATTGTAGTAATGATCCGACAAGTAATAAAATTTGGAATTACGTATGAAGTATACATGAGAATTTTTTGTTTAAGTTTATTTTGGCATTTTTTGGATATAATATGGGTATTTGTTTTTTCTATAGTTTATTTAATTGGGGTAATGTCATGA